A genomic segment from Bradyrhizobium sp. ISRA430 encodes:
- a CDS encoding cytochrome c oxidase subunit 3, which translates to MPESFAFAPQYASIPHRDHTAELGMWVFIATEVLLFGGLILTYFVYRHAFPEDFAEGSRRTEIVIGTANTAVLLTSSFLVAWAVEIFSPDTARIVTWLLVGAACLGLAFIVLKGIEYSKEYDEHLVPGVDFQFAGSRASGVQLFFIFYFIATAIHALHMLIGICLLITLATICRTAPTTRHQTALRSGALYWHFVDAIWIFLFALIYLPGRSSS; encoded by the coding sequence ATGCCTGAAAGCTTCGCCTTCGCGCCGCAATACGCCTCAATACCTCACCGCGATCACACCGCCGAACTCGGCATGTGGGTCTTCATCGCTACGGAAGTACTCCTGTTCGGCGGCCTGATCCTAACCTATTTCGTCTACCGGCACGCGTTCCCGGAGGACTTTGCCGAGGGCAGCCGTCGCACCGAGATCGTGATCGGAACGGCCAACACGGCCGTGCTCCTGACCTCGAGCTTCCTGGTCGCGTGGGCGGTCGAGATCTTCTCGCCTGACACCGCCAGGATCGTCACATGGCTACTCGTGGGTGCGGCCTGCCTTGGCCTGGCCTTCATCGTGCTCAAGGGGATCGAGTACAGCAAGGAGTATGATGAGCACCTCGTCCCGGGCGTCGACTTCCAGTTCGCCGGATCGCGCGCTAGTGGCGTCCAGCTCTTCTTCATCTTCTACTTCATCGCGACCGCGATCCACGCCCTGCACATGCTGATCGGGATTTGCCTGTTGATCACACTGGCGACCATCTGCCGGACGGCGCCGACGACGCGCCATCAAACGGCGTTGCGCAGCGGGGCGCTGTACTGGCACTTCGTCGACGCGATCTGGATATTCCTATTCGCGCTGATCTACCTGCCCGGGCGATCCTCCTCATGA
- a CDS encoding cytochrome c, with product MYQDLCSACHKSDGTGVPNLIPNLAEAATVNTKDPTTVLRVILQGALSVATDREPTGPAMPAFGWQLNDEQVAAVASYIRNHWGKAPPVSEDDVRKERARLDARTN from the coding sequence ATCTATCAGGATCTCTGCTCGGCCTGCCACAAGTCGGATGGGACGGGCGTTCCCAATCTCATCCCAAATCTCGCCGAGGCGGCCACGGTCAATACGAAGGACCCCACGACGGTATTGCGGGTGATCCTCCAGGGCGCACTGAGCGTTGCGACCGACCGCGAGCCGACCGGTCCGGCCATGCCAGCCTTCGGATGGCAATTGAACGACGAGCAAGTCGCCGCAGTGGCGAGCTATATCCGCAATCATTGGGGCAAGGCGCCGCCGGTCAGCGAGGACGACGTCAGGAAGGAGCGCGCGCGATTGGATGCCAGGACCAACTAG
- a CDS encoding cytochrome C oxidase subunit IV family protein → MTQWRPPLPLVGAWLGLLALLALTVTLAYVPLGTGNSVVALSIGTIKAGLVAAIFMELRHRSGLTLIFAGAGLFWLGILLWLGLMDFMTRT, encoded by the coding sequence ATGACGCAATGGCGACCACCACTTCCTCTCGTCGGTGCCTGGCTTGGCCTGCTGGCCTTGCTGGCATTAACCGTAACGCTCGCCTATGTGCCGCTCGGAACCGGCAATTCCGTCGTCGCCCTGAGCATCGGCACCATCAAAGCAGGACTCGTCGCCGCCATTTTCATGGAGCTGCGACATCGGAGCGGCCTCACGCTCATCTTCGCGGGTGCCGGGCTGTTCTGGCTCGGGATCCTTCTTTGGCTTGGCCTGATGGATTTCATGACCAGGACGTAA
- a CDS encoding GMC oxidoreductase translates to MGREWKKAVKENYQSAIKPGTGVHGSMYSYCDVYVDLDPTYKDRFNRPLVRITMDFHDNEIKQNKFLTDKFAEIFQAMGAKQVHKEDRKAPYDITKHQTTHLCGGAVMGSDPNTSALNRYLQSWDVTNLFVLGASAFPQNAGYNPTGTVAALAYWAADAIRSKYLKNPRQLINA, encoded by the coding sequence GTGGGGCGCGAATGGAAGAAGGCGGTCAAGGAAAACTATCAGAGCGCGATCAAGCCCGGCACCGGCGTCCATGGCAGCATGTACAGCTACTGTGATGTCTATGTCGATCTCGATCCCACCTACAAGGATCGCTTCAACCGGCCGCTGGTCCGGATCACCATGGATTTCCATGACAACGAGATCAAGCAGAACAAATTCCTGACCGACAAGTTCGCCGAGATCTTTCAGGCAATGGGCGCAAAACAGGTCCACAAGGAAGATCGCAAGGCACCGTATGACATCACCAAGCATCAGACCACGCATCTCTGCGGCGGAGCGGTGATGGGCAGTGATCCTAACACTAGTGCGCTTAATCGTTACCTCCAGAGCTGGGACGTGACGAACCTGTTCGTGCTCGGCGCCAGCGCGTTTCCGCAGAATGCCGGCTACAACCCCACCGGAACGGTCGCTGCGCTCGCCTATTGGGCGGCCGACGCGATCCGCTCAAAGTATCTCAAGAATCCTCGGCAGTTGATCAATGCGTAG
- a CDS encoding cytochrome c, which yields MRRSAQFALAALALGAGAGKATSASLQDFAAVERGHYLADAADCGSCHTVPGSDHPFGGGRPIETPFGVLVAPNITPDRETGIGAWSDEEFNAAVRDGRRRDGKRLYPAMPFPYFARMTREDVKDIRAYLSTVEPVHNAVAVDQLPFPPNHRTAMTVWDKLYFKPGTFKNEPSKSKEWNRGAYMVQGPGHCGACHTPKTLLGGDEASKPLRGYALQGWVAPDITSGQGPLAQWSADDVAQYLKTGHNRFAAAAGLMGEVVELSTSKLSDDDVKAMAV from the coding sequence ATGCGTAGATCCGCACAGTTCGCATTGGCCGCACTCGCGCTTGGCGCCGGCGCGGGCAAGGCCACGAGTGCGAGCTTGCAGGATTTCGCCGCCGTCGAGCGCGGGCACTATCTCGCCGACGCCGCAGATTGCGGAAGCTGCCATACCGTCCCCGGCAGCGATCACCCGTTCGGTGGCGGCAGGCCGATCGAAACGCCGTTCGGGGTGCTGGTCGCCCCCAACATCACGCCGGACCGTGAGACCGGGATCGGTGCCTGGAGCGACGAGGAGTTCAACGCAGCCGTGCGCGATGGGCGCCGACGCGACGGAAAGCGGCTGTACCCGGCGATGCCATTTCCCTACTTCGCGAGGATGACGCGGGAGGACGTGAAGGACATCCGCGCCTATCTGTCGACGGTCGAGCCGGTCCACAATGCGGTGGCCGTCGATCAACTGCCGTTCCCGCCTAACCATAGGACGGCAATGACGGTCTGGGACAAGCTCTACTTCAAGCCGGGCACCTTCAAGAACGAGCCATCGAAGTCGAAGGAGTGGAATCGCGGAGCGTATATGGTCCAGGGCCCCGGACATTGCGGCGCCTGTCACACGCCAAAGACCCTCCTGGGCGGAGACGAGGCCTCAAAGCCCTTGCGGGGCTATGCGCTCCAAGGCTGGGTCGCGCCCGATATCACCAGCGGTCAGGGGCCGCTCGCGCAATGGTCAGCCGACGACGTCGCGCAATATCTCAAGACCGGCCATAACCGCTTTGCCGCCGCGGCCGGCTTGATGGGCGAGGTGGTCGAGCTCTCGACGTCGAAACTGAGCGACGACGACGTCAAGGCGATGGCGGTCTAA